In a single window of the Diospyros lotus cultivar Yz01 chromosome 10, ASM1463336v1, whole genome shotgun sequence genome:
- the LOC127811115 gene encoding exopolygalacturonase-like produces MEKMVVIKSSNLAISFLLLLAEVLLQTHAASFDITKYGAKADDKTDISKAVLDAWTEACAATSPSTITIPKGSYLLTQVELKGPCKAPVEIKVEGTVNAPKDPNALKSGSWISIDHVDQLTISGGGTFDGQGATAWANNDCDKNTDCKKSMNMGLNAVTNSVIRDVTSKDSKHFHVNVIGCKNLTFEHFSISAPDESLNTDGIHIGRSDGVNIIDSNIKTGDDCVSIGDGSQNVKVEKVTCGPGHGISIGSLGRYQKEDPVIGITIKNCTLTGTDNGVRVKTWPASPGHSVASGLHFEDIIMDNVGNPVLIDQGYCPYNQCSSQSPSLVKISDVTFKNIRGTTPTKVAVKLVCSSGIPCSNVQVGDIDLKYSGSDGPATSECANINPIFSGKQNPPVCATKAPTS; encoded by the exons ATGGAGAAGATGGTTGTAATCAAATCCAGTAACCTAGCAATTTCTTTCTTGCTATTGTTAGCTGAAGTTCTTCTACAAACTCATGCTGCGAGTTTTGATATTACAAAATATGGTGCGAAGGCTGATGATAAAACAGATATCAGCAAG gcTGTACTAGATGCGTGGACAGAGGCATGTGCAGCAACAAGTCCAAGTACAATTACGATTCCAAAAGGCTCGTATTTGTTGACGCAAGTGGAACTTAAAGGGCCTTGCAAGGCTCCTGTGGAGATTAAAGTAGAGGGAACCGTGAACGCCCCAAAAGATCCCAATGCCTTGAAGTCTGGTAGTTGGATTAGTATTGACCACGTCGATCAACTCACCATATCAGGTGGTGGAACTTTCGATGGTCAGGGCGCCACTGCTTGGGCCAACAATGATTGCGACAAGAACACAGATTGTAAGAAGTCAATG AACATGGGCTTGAACGCGGTCACCAATTCCGTAATCCGTGATGTAACTTCCAAGGACAGCAAGCACTTCCATGTTAATGTTATAGGATGTAAGAACTTAACTTTTGAGCACTTCTCTATCAGCGCACCTGACGAAAGCCTCAACACAGATGGCATCCACATTGGACGTTCAGACGGGGTGAATATAATAGATTCAAACATAAAGACTGGAGATGATTGTGTGTCGATTGGTGATGGTAGCCAAAATGTTAAGGTTGAGAAAGTGACTTGTGGACCAGGACATGGCATTAGCATTGGAAGCCTGGGTAGGTACCAAAAAGAAGACCCTGTTATTGGCATCACCATTAAGAATTGTACACTTACTGGCACCGATAATGGTGTAAGGGTAAAAACATGGCCGGCATCTCCTGGTCATAGCGTAGCCTCTGGTCTCCATTTCGAGGATATCATAATGGACAATGTAGGCAATCCAGTCTTGATTGATCAGGGATACTGCCCTTATAACCAATGCTCCTCCCAg TCTCCTTCGCTTGTTAAGATCAGTGATGTGACCTTCAAGAACATTCGTGGAACGACTCCTACTAAAGTGGCTGTTAAGCTTGTTTGTAGCAGTGGCATACCATGCAGCAACGTACAAGTTGGCGATATTGACCTAAAATACAGTGGTTCAGATGGCCCTGCCACCTCAGAATGTGCTAATATAAATCCGATCTTTTCTGGAAAGCAGAATCCTCCAGTGTGCGCAACCAAGGCTCCAACTTCTTGA